From Candidatus Protochlamydia phocaeensis, one genomic window encodes:
- the dnaG gene encoding DNA primase: MPIFNKESLEALKQRVDLVEVLSSHMELKRSGASYKGLCPFHDEKTPSFIVQKGDTHYHCFGCGAHGDAIQFLMNHQKMSFAEAVESLAQRFHVHLEIVDEQEEKRGLNKSLLKTALEAACQFFHYCLLHTAEGHEALAYLYGRGIDLDFIRHFQIGLAPKPAGMFRKVMHARGIKDEALLEAGLLSSNKEGQMREFFSDRIMFPIHHHSSGIIGFSGRKYKEETFGGKYVNTPETPLFKKSRVLFGLNYSRRRIAKERKAIIVEGQIDALRLIQEGLNLTVAGQGTAFGEGHVKELLNLGVNQVFLALDSDHAGQEATSKIGHFFQKEGVEVRVVQMPAGGDPDSFLREKGPEAFLKLLSISTDYLEFLVKHLSKDLNLDSPAAKNELVQKATKLIREWDHPLMVHETLRKLAHLMKVPEEIIGVGQEHLQNIYIKKSASIGTQTIDPDRILETDLLRWLLLLGQEQTQLVDIVRMNLSKEDFRVNICQKIYEVYRENYENQRSCDLLSLAIDLDDAEGQLVLSDLLQKKVNKERAEQQLIETIQKILDRNWMQRREEIKIRIQSGQCSDEEALELIKQFDELKKHPPRVRTHSEKC; encoded by the coding sequence ATGCCCATTTTCAATAAAGAAAGTTTAGAAGCGCTTAAACAGCGCGTGGATTTAGTAGAAGTCCTGTCATCTCATATGGAGCTAAAGCGCAGCGGCGCATCTTATAAAGGCTTATGCCCTTTCCATGATGAGAAGACGCCGTCTTTTATTGTTCAAAAAGGGGATACACATTACCACTGTTTCGGTTGTGGAGCGCATGGAGATGCCATTCAATTTTTGATGAATCATCAAAAAATGAGCTTTGCTGAAGCTGTAGAGAGTTTAGCTCAACGCTTCCATGTGCATTTAGAAATAGTTGATGAGCAAGAAGAGAAGCGGGGATTAAATAAGTCTTTATTGAAGACTGCTTTAGAAGCCGCTTGCCAGTTCTTTCATTATTGCCTATTGCATACGGCCGAGGGGCACGAAGCGTTGGCTTATTTATATGGGCGCGGAATTGATTTAGACTTTATTCGGCATTTTCAAATCGGCTTGGCCCCTAAGCCTGCAGGAATGTTTCGCAAAGTCATGCATGCCAGAGGAATTAAAGATGAAGCATTGCTGGAGGCCGGGCTACTCTCTTCCAATAAGGAGGGGCAGATGAGAGAATTCTTTAGCGATCGGATTATGTTTCCCATTCATCATCATTCCAGTGGAATCATTGGTTTTTCTGGGCGGAAATATAAAGAAGAGACGTTTGGAGGCAAATACGTCAATACGCCTGAAACGCCTCTATTTAAAAAATCACGTGTGCTGTTCGGGTTAAACTATTCGCGCCGCCGCATTGCTAAAGAGCGCAAAGCCATTATTGTCGAGGGACAAATAGATGCCCTTAGATTGATTCAAGAAGGATTGAATTTAACGGTCGCAGGGCAGGGAACAGCGTTTGGCGAAGGGCATGTCAAAGAATTGCTCAATTTAGGCGTCAATCAAGTTTTTTTAGCTTTGGACTCGGATCATGCCGGACAAGAGGCGACTAGTAAAATTGGCCATTTTTTTCAAAAGGAAGGGGTGGAAGTGCGCGTTGTCCAAATGCCTGCAGGCGGCGATCCGGACTCATTCTTAAGGGAAAAAGGGCCTGAGGCTTTCTTAAAACTTTTATCGATCAGTACGGACTATCTAGAGTTCCTTGTCAAGCATCTTTCAAAAGACTTGAATCTCGATTCGCCTGCAGCTAAAAATGAGCTTGTTCAGAAGGCGACGAAGCTTATTCGGGAATGGGACCATCCTTTAATGGTGCATGAAACGCTGCGCAAGCTGGCTCATTTGATGAAGGTTCCCGAAGAGATTATTGGCGTGGGGCAAGAGCATTTGCAGAATATCTATATTAAGAAGTCTGCTAGCATTGGAACCCAAACAATAGATCCGGACCGGATTTTAGAAACAGATTTATTAAGATGGTTGTTGCTGCTCGGGCAAGAGCAGACGCAGCTTGTTGATATTGTAAGGATGAATCTTAGTAAGGAGGATTTTCGGGTCAATATTTGTCAAAAAATTTACGAAGTCTATCGAGAAAACTATGAAAATCAGAGATCTTGCGATCTTCTTTCCTTGGCGATTGATTTAGATGATGCGGAAGGGCAGCTGGTTCTCTCTGATCTTTTACAAAAAAAGGTCAATAAAGAACGCGCTGAGCAGCAATTGATTGAAACGATTCAAAAAATTTTGGACCGTAATTGGATGCAGAGAAGAGAAGAGATTAAAATCAGAATTCAAAGCGGGCAATGCTCGGATGAGGAAGCCTTAGAGCTGATCAAACAATTTGATGAATTGAAAAAGCATCCGCCTCGTGTTAGGACGCATAGTGAGAAATGTTAG
- a CDS encoding Hsp20/alpha crystallin family protein, translated as MAEEKKIKVQQKQQAESKEEQIIPGKTYIPSTDIYETDKSLFILMDMPGVKKGNIDIHLEKNNLEVTGKIETQTYEGLKPIHTEYNIGHFQRAFVLSNKIEQNQIEASMQDGVLTLELPKKQEPQPRKIQIK; from the coding sequence ATGGCAGAAGAAAAAAAAATTAAAGTCCAGCAAAAGCAGCAAGCGGAAAGCAAAGAAGAGCAGATCATTCCCGGAAAGACCTACATTCCTTCTACCGACATTTACGAAACGGACAAAAGCCTCTTCATCCTAATGGATATGCCGGGAGTCAAAAAAGGAAATATTGATATTCATTTAGAAAAAAATAACTTGGAAGTGACAGGAAAAATTGAGACGCAGACTTATGAGGGATTAAAGCCCATTCATACGGAATACAACATTGGCCATTTCCAGCGAGCCTTTGTCCTCTCAAATAAAATTGAACAAAATCAGATCGAAGCCTCCATGCAAGACGGCGTTTTAACGCTGGAACTGCCTAAAAAACAAGAGCCTCAACCGCGCAAAATTCAAATTAAGTAA
- a CDS encoding Hsp20/alpha crystallin family protein, with amino-acid sequence MNKLIPELYPFIALQEKLANLGSLSQLWPSSLSQAQANHNVYPPINVFEKNGDWILIAELPGVKKDDLQITVENDTLRLSGKRTIQSDSKASIHRMERSSGQFDRTFHLPFNVDAEKTQAEYQDGVLKIILQRSEKDKPKRVSIK; translated from the coding sequence ATGAATAAATTAATTCCCGAACTCTATCCTTTTATTGCCCTGCAAGAAAAGCTGGCTAATTTGGGTTCTTTAAGCCAACTGTGGCCAAGCAGCCTATCCCAAGCGCAGGCCAACCACAATGTCTATCCGCCCATCAATGTATTTGAGAAAAATGGCGATTGGATTTTAATCGCTGAGCTGCCGGGCGTTAAGAAAGACGACTTGCAAATTACGGTTGAAAATGACACGCTGCGCCTATCAGGCAAGCGTACGATTCAGTCCGATTCCAAGGCCAGCATTCATCGCATGGAACGCAGCAGCGGCCAATTTGACCGCACTTTCCATCTTCCCTTTAATGTGGACGCCGAGAAAACTCAAGCAGAGTATCAAGACGGTGTGTTGAAGATCATTCTGCAGCGCTCTGAAAAAGATAAACCCAAGCGCGTTTCTATTAAATAG
- a CDS encoding ATP-dependent RecD-like DNA helicase, with product MEQIFGYIERLTFHNTENGYTVAQLKQGKQTELTCIVGFMPGIQPGETVRCFGQWKHHLIHGRQFEVAQFRVEAPADILGIRKYLGSGLIKGIGPKYAGRIVDKFGIDTLNVIDQSPEKLLEIQGLGAKRVEKIKACWSDQKSIREVMVFLQGHGVSPAFAQKIFKSYGDQSIAKVKENPYYLARDIFGIGFKTADTLAQKMGIGKESDQRIDAGIEHLLSQLSGEGHVCYPVEEFLKEAEKTLEAPPSQIEARLLFLQKEERIELSDLLEEGKKRRFVWIKPLYLAEMGIARELRRLKRGISPLRQVDTEKALNWVQEQLQIQLASNQKQAVAHAITGKLHIITGGPGTGKSTITNAILTITDKLTQRICLAAPTGRAAKRMSEITKRKATTIHSLLEFDFRAKGFKRNRENPLDCDLMIVDEASMIDTLLMYSLLKALPDHARVIFVGDINQLPSVGPGHVLKDMIASLSLPVTTLNEIFRQAAGSHIITNAHRINRGIFPSLYNGHNSDFFFMECQENEDVLNTIIKLVSQRLPNRYGFNPTEDIQVLAPMKKGIIGTENLNQSLQQVLNPKEMALFRAGQKFQVGDKVMQLRNDYQREVFNGDIGYIQTIDPDDHQVMVRFEDREVPYDYADMDELVLAYAISIHKFQGSECPCVVMPIHTSHFMLLHRNLLYTGITRGKKLVVLVGTKKALAIAVKKDDVQRRYTSLQQALMEIL from the coding sequence ATGGAACAAATATTTGGCTATATTGAAAGGCTGACCTTTCACAATACAGAAAACGGTTATACGGTTGCTCAGCTGAAACAAGGGAAACAGACAGAGCTGACTTGTATTGTAGGATTTATGCCCGGCATTCAACCGGGAGAAACGGTTCGCTGCTTTGGGCAATGGAAACATCATTTGATCCATGGCCGTCAATTTGAAGTCGCCCAATTTCGAGTAGAGGCTCCGGCCGATATTCTTGGTATTCGCAAGTATTTAGGTTCAGGCCTTATCAAGGGAATCGGTCCAAAATATGCCGGCCGCATCGTCGATAAATTCGGCATAGATACCCTCAATGTGATCGACCAATCGCCTGAAAAACTATTGGAAATCCAGGGGTTGGGAGCGAAAAGAGTAGAAAAAATTAAGGCTTGCTGGTCAGACCAAAAGTCGATCCGGGAGGTCATGGTTTTTCTACAAGGCCATGGGGTCAGTCCAGCCTTTGCCCAAAAAATCTTTAAATCTTACGGTGACCAAAGCATAGCCAAAGTCAAAGAAAATCCCTACTACTTAGCAAGGGACATCTTCGGCATTGGCTTTAAAACTGCCGATACATTAGCCCAAAAGATGGGAATCGGCAAAGAGTCCGATCAGCGCATCGATGCCGGGATTGAACATCTTCTCTCCCAATTGTCCGGCGAAGGGCACGTCTGCTATCCGGTCGAAGAGTTTTTGAAAGAAGCCGAAAAAACATTGGAAGCCCCTCCTTCTCAAATCGAAGCACGCCTTCTTTTTTTGCAAAAAGAGGAGCGGATCGAACTGTCCGATTTGCTGGAAGAGGGCAAAAAACGCCGCTTCGTCTGGATCAAACCTCTTTATCTGGCTGAAATGGGTATCGCCCGCGAATTGCGGCGCCTTAAAAGAGGCATCAGCCCGCTCAGACAAGTAGATACGGAAAAAGCTCTTAATTGGGTTCAGGAGCAGCTTCAGATCCAACTGGCCTCTAATCAAAAGCAGGCCGTCGCACATGCCATTACCGGCAAACTACATATCATTACGGGCGGACCGGGAACGGGAAAGAGCACGATCACAAATGCCATTTTAACCATTACGGATAAGCTGACACAAAGAATCTGCTTAGCTGCACCGACAGGGCGGGCGGCCAAGCGCATGAGCGAAATTACCAAACGCAAGGCGACGACAATTCACAGCCTTTTAGAGTTTGACTTTAGAGCCAAGGGCTTTAAACGCAATCGGGAAAACCCTTTAGACTGCGACTTAATGATTGTCGATGAAGCCAGCATGATCGATACGCTTTTGATGTACAGCCTTCTAAAAGCTTTACCGGATCATGCACGCGTCATCTTTGTCGGCGACATCAACCAGCTTCCCAGCGTCGGCCCCGGTCATGTGCTCAAAGATATGATTGCTTCGCTTAGCCTTCCTGTGACAACGCTGAATGAAATTTTCAGGCAGGCGGCAGGTTCGCACATCATCACCAATGCCCACCGAATAAACCGCGGCATTTTTCCTTCCCTGTATAATGGCCATAACAGCGACTTCTTCTTTATGGAATGCCAAGAGAACGAAGACGTTCTCAATACCATCATTAAGCTTGTCTCGCAGCGTTTGCCTAACCGTTATGGATTTAATCCAACGGAAGATATTCAGGTCTTAGCTCCCATGAAGAAAGGCATCATTGGCACGGAAAATTTGAATCAATCTCTGCAACAAGTGCTCAATCCGAAAGAAATGGCCCTTTTCCGCGCCGGACAAAAATTCCAAGTCGGCGATAAAGTCATGCAGCTGCGCAATGACTATCAACGAGAGGTCTTCAACGGAGACATTGGCTATATCCAAACCATCGACCCGGATGACCACCAAGTCATGGTCCGCTTCGAGGATCGGGAAGTCCCCTATGATTATGCGGATATGGATGAACTAGTGTTAGCCTATGCCATCTCTATCCATAAGTTTCAAGGCAGTGAATGCCCATGCGTAGTCATGCCTATTCATACCAGTCATTTTATGCTTTTGCATCGCAATTTGCTATATACAGGAATTACGCGCGGCAAAAAGCTTGTCGTCTTAGTCGGAACAAAAAAAGCATTGGCCATTGCCGTCAAGAAAGATGATGTGCAAAGGCGCTATACAAGTTTACAACAAGCTCTTATGGAAATTCTATAA
- a CDS encoding phospholipase D-like domain-containing protein yields MPRKSAPPSFPFRALFKKSSVTTLVAILSYLIYELIAHGQHAAAPAPEQVRLPASNEAVQLYSNQTNDDLTNLYLSAIQSAKKSITFVIYALMDPQIIAALQQKSEEGVPVYIVCDAKASMGISRKLPKATIVRRIGQGLMHQKILIIDETQILLGSANMTTDSLRVHGNLVMGIENPALAQAMTAKAKSMDEEGHSTPLPHIETQAGPQKVELWMLPDDPQAAKRVIELLRSAKKTIRVAMFTWTRTDFTQELIDAAKRGVQVEAVIDRYSGKGASAKIVRMLDQAGISVRLSTGHGLLHHKFAYIDGNILINGSANWTNNAFKNNDDYFVVLYPLTTEQQTKMNQLWQTIQRQSEKPGNAPKDGSKKKKEKVPYFE; encoded by the coding sequence ATGCCTAGAAAATCTGCTCCCCCTTCTTTTCCTTTCCGCGCCTTATTTAAGAAATCGTCGGTCACAACGCTTGTCGCGATTCTTTCTTATCTGATCTATGAACTGATCGCTCATGGCCAGCACGCGGCAGCGCCTGCTCCCGAGCAAGTGCGCCTTCCCGCTTCGAACGAGGCCGTTCAGCTTTATTCTAATCAAACGAACGACGATCTTACGAACCTTTATCTTTCGGCCATTCAAAGCGCTAAGAAATCCATCACGTTCGTCATCTACGCCTTAATGGATCCACAGATCATTGCCGCTTTGCAGCAAAAGAGCGAAGAAGGCGTTCCCGTTTATATTGTATGCGATGCCAAAGCTTCGATGGGCATTTCGCGCAAGCTACCCAAGGCCACGATTGTCAGAAGGATCGGCCAAGGGCTCATGCATCAAAAGATCCTGATTATCGATGAAACCCAGATTCTGCTAGGATCTGCCAATATGACCACGGACTCTTTACGCGTCCACGGCAATCTCGTCATGGGAATTGAAAATCCAGCCCTTGCCCAGGCCATGACGGCCAAAGCTAAGAGCATGGATGAAGAAGGGCATTCTACGCCCCTTCCCCATATAGAAACTCAAGCCGGCCCGCAGAAAGTAGAATTATGGATGCTGCCGGATGATCCGCAAGCCGCTAAACGTGTAATCGAGCTTCTGCGCTCCGCTAAAAAAACCATCCGTGTGGCCATGTTTACATGGACACGGACCGATTTTACACAAGAACTGATTGATGCAGCCAAGCGCGGCGTGCAAGTCGAAGCTGTCATCGACCGCTATTCAGGCAAAGGAGCAAGCGCTAAAATTGTGCGCATGCTTGATCAAGCAGGTATTTCTGTCCGCTTAAGCACGGGACACGGCCTCCTGCACCATAAATTTGCGTATATTGATGGAAATATTTTGATCAACGGATCAGCTAATTGGACCAACAATGCTTTCAAAAATAATGATGATTATTTTGTCGTTCTTTATCCCTTAACAACAGAGCAGCAAACTAAGATGAATCAGCTTTGGCAAACCATCCAAAGACAATCGGAAAAGCCTGGAAATGCTCCAAAGGATGGAAGCAAGAAAAAGAAAGAGAAAGTTCCCTATTTTGAATAG
- the dapB gene encoding 4-hydroxy-tetrahydrodipicolinate reductase, which produces MKIALMGYGKMGRLIEQFARQRGHEIVAIISSQTKDSAEQLEKAEIAIDFSHASCVLGNLQLCIQLNKSLVIGTTGWDAHFTQAKQLIAHSTIGCLYSPNFSIGIHLFKHMVAYAAQLMSAFTHYDVSGIEYHHSRKADAPSGTAKALTEELQKHMPERTNLQFSSIRCGSIPGTHTLLFDSEADTITLTHQARNREGFAQGAVMAAEWLNGKRGFFTLDDMLPHPYSPLKS; this is translated from the coding sequence ATGAAGATCGCTTTGATGGGCTATGGCAAAATGGGCCGTCTTATTGAGCAATTCGCTCGGCAAAGAGGCCATGAAATTGTAGCCATTATTTCCAGCCAAACAAAAGACTCGGCAGAACAGTTGGAAAAAGCTGAGATAGCCATCGATTTCAGCCACGCTTCCTGTGTACTGGGAAACTTGCAGCTTTGCATCCAATTAAATAAAAGCCTCGTAATCGGCACAACAGGCTGGGATGCTCATTTTACGCAAGCCAAACAGCTGATCGCTCATTCCACTATTGGCTGCTTATATTCCCCCAACTTCTCTATCGGCATTCATTTATTCAAGCACATGGTTGCCTATGCGGCCCAGCTTATGTCTGCTTTTACCCATTATGACGTCAGCGGAATTGAATATCATCACAGCCGCAAAGCAGATGCTCCTTCCGGGACTGCCAAGGCGCTTACCGAAGAATTGCAAAAACATATGCCGGAGCGAACAAATTTGCAATTTAGCAGCATCCGCTGCGGTTCTATTCCGGGCACGCATACCTTGCTCTTTGATAGCGAAGCCGACACCATTACCCTGACTCATCAAGCCCGCAACCGGGAAGGTTTTGCTCAAGGCGCCGTCATGGCAGCCGAATGGCTAAATGGCAAGCGAGGCTTTTTTACATTGGATGATATGCTGCCTCACCCTTATTCACCGCTTAAAAGCTGA
- the dapA gene encoding 4-hydroxy-tetrahydrodipicolinate synthase yields the protein MHLKGLYTAVITPFTTQGKLDEEGFKSNLQFQLHHGVDGIVVLGTTGESPTLTAKEKQRVVEIAVQEVKGKAVLMVGTGSYSTEQAIEQTCLAEQMGADAALIVTPYYNKPTQEGLYRHFAAICQSTPLPICIYNIQGRTGQNLQTATLKRIAAFSSIMGVKEASGDIIQMNEVLDMIAKDFPHFSVVSGDDALTLPLIALGGQGVISVASNLVPGAVKALVHAGLEGNFKLAREWHYRLLPFFKAAFIETNPIPIKTAMSLCRMPAGSCRLPLCDLLPQNYEKLAQVVKQLPEEWIAHG from the coding sequence ATGCACTTAAAAGGTCTTTATACGGCTGTTATTACACCATTTACAACACAAGGCAAGCTAGATGAAGAGGGATTCAAATCCAATTTACAGTTCCAGCTGCATCACGGCGTGGATGGCATTGTGGTGTTGGGAACAACAGGCGAATCCCCCACTTTGACGGCAAAGGAAAAACAACGGGTAGTCGAAATTGCAGTCCAGGAAGTCAAAGGCAAAGCAGTCCTCATGGTGGGAACGGGAAGTTATTCAACCGAGCAGGCCATCGAGCAGACTTGCTTAGCCGAACAGATGGGAGCCGATGCGGCATTGATTGTCACGCCCTATTACAATAAGCCCACTCAAGAAGGCCTTTATCGGCACTTCGCTGCCATCTGTCAATCCACGCCTCTTCCTATTTGTATTTATAATATCCAAGGACGCACAGGCCAAAATTTGCAAACAGCTACATTAAAGCGCATTGCCGCGTTTTCTTCCATTATGGGAGTGAAAGAAGCCTCGGGCGATATCATTCAAATGAATGAAGTCCTAGACATGATCGCTAAAGATTTTCCGCATTTCAGCGTTGTGTCAGGAGACGACGCCCTAACCCTTCCTTTAATCGCCCTTGGAGGACAAGGGGTCATTTCTGTTGCCAGCAATCTTGTACCCGGCGCCGTTAAAGCGCTTGTCCATGCCGGTTTGGAAGGCAATTTCAAGCTAGCCAGAGAGTGGCACTACCGCCTGCTTCCCTTTTTCAAAGCGGCTTTTATTGAGACCAATCCAATTCCCATCAAAACAGCCATGTCCCTTTGCCGCATGCCAGCCGGAAGCTGCCGCTTGCCCCTTTGCGACCTTCTTCCACAAAATTATGAAAAATTGGCCCAAGTCGTCAAACAACTGCCTGAAGAATGGATAGCCCATGGTTAA